One genomic region from Streptomyces sp. NBC_01431 encodes:
- a CDS encoding SPFH domain-containing protein, producing MADISRRFGWRHLRSTPTAHVRHHRNGVTAHDGAGLSFWFRPLSAALSEVPVNDRELAMAFHARTCDFQDVTVQATVTYRISEPGRAADRLDFSIDPDTGIWRGDPLDQLSTLLTETAQQHALDVLARTPLAAALADGVAAVRERVADGLAAEARLPATGIEVVAVRVVAIRPEPEVERALRTPAREQIQQEADRATYERRAVAVERERAIAENELASRIELARREEELVEQRGTNTRREAEEEAAADAVRAEAEAARTVRLAQAEAEAARASGEARAAAQAAWLQVHGEADPATLHALAVTRLAENLPRIDSLTLSPDVLTELVSRLGRGERS from the coding sequence ATGGCCGACATCTCCCGGCGCTTCGGCTGGCGCCATCTGCGCTCCACGCCCACCGCTCACGTCCGGCACCACAGGAACGGCGTCACCGCCCACGACGGCGCGGGGCTGAGCTTCTGGTTCCGGCCCCTGAGCGCCGCGCTGTCCGAAGTGCCGGTCAACGACCGGGAGCTGGCCATGGCCTTCCACGCCCGTACCTGCGACTTCCAGGACGTCACCGTGCAGGCGACCGTCACCTACCGGATCAGCGAGCCGGGCCGGGCCGCCGACCGGCTCGACTTCTCCATCGACCCGGACACCGGCATCTGGCGGGGCGACCCCTTGGACCAGTTGTCGACGCTGCTCACCGAGACGGCCCAGCAGCACGCCCTCGACGTGCTCGCCCGCACCCCGCTGGCGGCCGCGCTCGCCGACGGCGTGGCCGCGGTACGGGAGCGGGTCGCGGACGGTCTCGCGGCGGAGGCCCGGCTGCCCGCGACCGGCATCGAGGTGGTGGCCGTACGGGTCGTGGCGATCCGCCCCGAGCCGGAGGTGGAGCGGGCGTTGCGGACGCCGGCGCGGGAGCAGATCCAGCAGGAGGCGGACCGGGCGACGTACGAGCGGCGGGCCGTGGCCGTGGAGCGCGAGCGGGCCATCGCCGAGAACGAACTCGCCAGCCGCATCGAACTCGCCCGGCGGGAGGAGGAGTTGGTGGAGCAGCGCGGCACCAATACGCGCCGCGAGGCCGAGGAGGAAGCGGCGGCGGACGCGGTGCGCGCCGAAGCCGAGGCCGCCCGCACGGTGCGGCTCGCCCAGGCGGAGGCGGAGGCGGCCCGCGCGTCGGGCGAGGCGCGGGCGGCCGCCCAGGCGGCCTGGCTCCAGGTTCACGGCGAGGCGGACCCGGCCACGCTGCACGCCCTGGCCGTGACCCGGCTGGCCGAGAACCTGCCCCGCATCGACAGCCTCACCCTGTCCCCCGACGTCCTCACCGAACTGGTCTCCCGGCTGGGCCGGGGGGAGCGGTCGTGA
- the panD gene encoding aspartate 1-decarboxylase, with protein MLRTMFKSKIHRATVTQADLHYVGSVTVDAELMEAADLLPGELVHIVDIDNGNRLETYVIEGERGSGVIGINGAAAHLVHPGDLVILISYAQVDDAEARTLRPSVVHVDADNRIVELGSDTSAPVPGSDQQRSPHARIPAPQG; from the coding sequence GTGCTGCGCACCATGTTCAAGTCCAAGATCCACCGTGCCACCGTGACCCAGGCCGACCTCCACTACGTGGGCTCGGTCACCGTCGACGCCGAGCTGATGGAGGCGGCCGACCTGCTGCCCGGTGAACTCGTGCACATCGTCGACATCGACAACGGCAACCGCCTGGAGACGTACGTCATCGAGGGCGAGCGGGGCTCCGGCGTCATCGGCATCAATGGTGCCGCCGCCCATCTCGTGCACCCCGGCGACCTGGTGATCCTCATCAGCTACGCCCAGGTGGACGACGCCGAGGCCCGCACGCTGCGGCCCAGCGTGGTGCACGTGGACGCCGACAACCGGATCGTGGAGCTCGGCAGCGACACCTCCGCGCCGGTACCTGGCAGCGACCAGCAGCGCAGCCCGCACGCCCGGATACCCGCCCCCCAGGGCTGA
- a CDS encoding aspartate/glutamate racemase family protein: MNVLALLHTSPVHVPVFEALRDEDAPGLELRHLVHEQLLSQARELGPEAVAGSVESILAAAVAQGADAVLCTCSTIGAVAEAASVSLGVPVLRVDRPMAAAAVARGSRIAVVATVASTLEPTTALIREEAGERPVALRTVLAEDAWAHFESGDPDSYVAAVAETLDALTDVDVIVLAQASMAPAAARTTTQVPVLSSPRPGLRAAAAAVR, encoded by the coding sequence GTGAACGTCCTCGCGCTGCTCCACACTTCCCCGGTCCACGTTCCCGTCTTCGAGGCCCTGCGCGACGAGGACGCCCCGGGCCTCGAACTGCGCCACCTGGTGCACGAGCAACTGCTCAGCCAGGCACGGGAGTTGGGGCCGGAGGCCGTGGCCGGGTCCGTCGAGAGCATCCTCGCGGCGGCGGTGGCCCAGGGCGCGGACGCGGTGCTGTGCACGTGTTCCACCATCGGCGCGGTCGCCGAGGCCGCGTCGGTGTCGCTCGGCGTCCCGGTGCTCCGTGTCGACCGGCCGATGGCCGCGGCCGCCGTAGCCCGGGGCTCCCGCATCGCGGTGGTGGCAACCGTGGCGTCCACCCTGGAGCCGACGACGGCGCTGATCCGCGAGGAGGCCGGGGAGCGGCCCGTCGCGTTGCGTACGGTCCTCGCGGAAGACGCCTGGGCGCACTTCGAATCGGGTGACCCGGACAGCTACGTCGCGGCTGTCGCGGAGACGCTGGACGCACTGACGGACGTCGATGTCATCGTCCTCGCCCAAGCCTCGATGGCCCCCGCCGCCGCCCGGACGACGACCCAGGTCCCGGTTCTCTCCAGCCCCCGCCCGGGGCTGCGGGCGGCGGCCGCCGCAGTGCGCTGA
- a CDS encoding transglycosylase family protein — protein MALRGRHRRYQPSRINRASLTVTAGGAGIALPLVAVGTADAASVDIWNKVAACESTNNWHINSGNGYYGGLQFSQSTWEAYGGRQYAPRADLATRDQQIAIAEKVLKGQGPGAWPVCSAQAGLTRGGAAPQLSTTTQHRTEIKPQAAPKPAPRPAAAKKPEAASPTKVPGKRHSYTVVHGDSLAKIAESEQVRGGWAQLYAANRTVVGADPDLIRPGQHLTVPGAAPAKPAAPSKPTVPASRAPAKAPSAKQPATKPAAKSAGFTAPVVASPSTPYHKAGSSWASGYHTGVDFPVSTGTTVKAVTSGTVVEAGWGGSYGYQVVIRHHDGRYSQYAHLSALSVKAGQQVNTGQRIGRSGSTGNATGPHLHFEIRTGPAYGSDVDPLAYLRAGGVTV, from the coding sequence ATGGCCTTACGCGGCCGGCACCGCCGGTATCAGCCGAGCCGGATCAACCGAGCATCGTTGACGGTCACGGCGGGCGGTGCGGGAATCGCGCTCCCGCTGGTCGCCGTGGGTACCGCGGACGCCGCTTCCGTCGACATCTGGAACAAGGTCGCGGCCTGCGAGTCCACCAACAACTGGCACATCAACTCGGGCAACGGCTACTACGGCGGGCTCCAGTTCAGCCAGTCGACCTGGGAGGCGTACGGCGGCCGTCAGTACGCGCCGCGCGCGGACCTGGCCACCCGGGACCAGCAGATCGCGATCGCCGAGAAGGTCCTCAAGGGGCAGGGGCCGGGCGCGTGGCCCGTCTGCTCGGCCCAGGCGGGTCTCACCCGGGGCGGTGCGGCCCCGCAGCTGAGCACCACCACCCAGCACCGCACCGAGATCAAGCCCCAGGCCGCGCCGAAACCGGCGCCCCGGCCCGCCGCCGCGAAGAAGCCCGAAGCCGCGAGCCCCACCAAGGTCCCGGGCAAGCGGCACTCGTACACCGTCGTGCACGGCGACTCGCTGGCCAAGATCGCCGAGAGCGAGCAGGTCCGGGGCGGCTGGGCCCAGTTGTACGCCGCGAACCGCACGGTCGTCGGCGCCGACCCCGACCTCATCCGTCCCGGCCAGCACCTGACCGTGCCCGGCGCGGCCCCCGCGAAGCCGGCGGCTCCGTCGAAGCCGACGGTGCCCGCGTCCCGGGCGCCCGCCAAGGCCCCGTCCGCCAAGCAGCCCGCGACGAAGCCCGCCGCCAAGTCCGCCGGCTTCACCGCCCCGGTCGTCGCGAGCCCGAGCACCCCGTACCACAAGGCGGGTTCGTCGTGGGCGAGCGGCTACCACACAGGCGTCGACTTCCCGGTCTCCACCGGCACCACCGTCAAGGCGGTCACCTCGGGCACGGTCGTCGAGGCCGGCTGGGGCGGCTCCTACGGATACCAGGTGGTGATCCGGCACCACGACGGCCGGTACAGCCAGTACGCGCACCTCTCGGCGCTCTCCGTGAAGGCCGGTCAGCAGGTCAACACCGGTCAGCGGATAGGGCGTTCGGGGTCCACCGGCAACGCGACCGGGCCGCACCTGCACTTCGAGATCCGGACCGGACCGGCGTACGGGTCCGACGTCGACCCGCTGGCCTACCTCAGGGCGGGCGGCGTCACCGTCTGA
- a CDS encoding phosphatase PAP2 family protein produces the protein MHFDDGLYTWITGLAHRAPGPLDTAISLWSDFGLALFAVLMVLAWWRARPLDSARTALALAAPLIVVAAYVVNDLFKVAVHEQRPCQTLHTVTVEACPPLGDWSFPSNHAAIAAAAAVAILLTDRTLGTIAVPAALLMGASRVWIGAHYPHDVVIGLLVGTAVAAALAPAARRSAPIVERLADTRLRPLVTAR, from the coding sequence ATGCACTTCGACGACGGGCTCTACACCTGGATCACCGGCCTGGCGCACCGCGCGCCCGGCCCGCTGGACACCGCCATCTCCCTCTGGTCGGACTTCGGGCTCGCGCTGTTCGCCGTGCTGATGGTCCTCGCCTGGTGGCGGGCCCGACCGCTCGACAGCGCCCGCACCGCCCTGGCGCTCGCCGCTCCGCTGATCGTGGTGGCGGCCTACGTCGTCAACGACCTCTTCAAGGTGGCCGTCCACGAGCAGCGCCCGTGTCAGACGCTGCACACCGTGACCGTCGAGGCCTGCCCGCCGCTCGGCGACTGGTCGTTCCCCAGCAACCACGCGGCGATCGCGGCCGCCGCGGCGGTGGCGATCCTGCTCACCGACCGGACGCTGGGCACGATCGCGGTCCCCGCAGCCCTCCTGATGGGCGCGTCGCGGGTCTGGATCGGGGCGCACTATCCGCACGACGTGGTGATCGGTCTGCTGGTCGGCACGGCCGTCGCCGCCGCTCTCGCCCCGGCGGCCCGCCGGTCCGCACCCATCGTGGAAAGACTGGCCGACACCAGGCTGCGGCCGCTGGTGACCGCTCGATGA
- a CDS encoding phosphatase PAP2 family protein: MTKARRTGTAACVLLLLLALLTALVAVRHGAPLPGDLALHRWPLQHRPPVALVTARAVTATGTGPLPYVLAAVAGLVAGGPGARRWYTAAGALAVLALGQALRYGLMAAVARPRPAALDWATTASGHSFPSGHTTTSAITAGLLAWAVLTRSRTSAAHMTVALLLLWAAAVGLSRIYLGVHWASDVLGGWLLASLWLCLAALATAPLMRARTTEPERPEPPA; this comes from the coding sequence ATGACGAAGGCCCGACGCACGGGCACGGCGGCCTGCGTGCTGCTTCTCCTGCTCGCCCTGCTCACGGCACTGGTCGCCGTGCGGCACGGGGCGCCGCTGCCGGGCGACCTGGCCCTGCACCGATGGCCCCTCCAGCACCGCCCGCCGGTCGCCCTGGTCACCGCCCGCGCCGTCACGGCGACCGGCACTGGGCCCCTCCCCTACGTCCTGGCCGCCGTCGCGGGCCTGGTAGCCGGAGGTCCCGGCGCACGGCGCTGGTACACGGCTGCCGGGGCCCTCGCGGTGCTCGCCCTCGGCCAGGCACTGCGGTACGGCCTGATGGCGGCCGTCGCCCGGCCCCGCCCGGCCGCCCTCGACTGGGCGACCACGGCCTCCGGTCACTCCTTCCCCTCGGGCCACACCACCACGAGCGCGATCACCGCCGGACTGCTCGCCTGGGCGGTGCTGACCCGCTCCCGTACCTCAGCCGCGCACATGACGGTCGCGCTGCTCCTGCTCTGGGCGGCCGCCGTCGGCCTGTCCCGGATCTACCTCGGCGTGCACTGGGCGAGCGATGTGCTGGGCGGCTGGCTGCTCGCCTCACTCTGGCTCTGCCTCGCCGCCCTGGCCACGGCCCCTCTGATGCGTGCGCGCACGACGGAGCCCGAACGGCCGGAGCCACCCGCCTGA
- the gndA gene encoding NADP-dependent phosphogluconate dehydrogenase: MSGTAQIGVTGLAVMGRNLARNFARNGFTVAVHNRTAAKTRALVEEFGAEGTFVAAESAEDFVAALERPRRLVVMVKAGEPTDAVIQEFAALLEPGDVIIDGGNAHFEDTRRRERELRERGIHFVGAGISGGEEGALHGPSIMPGGPAESYESLGPLLERIAAKAPDGTPCVTHVGPDGAGHFVKMVHNGIEYADMQLIAEAYHLLRAVAGYSPEKIAETFKEWNTGRLDSYLIEITAQVLAHVDAATGKPFIDVVEDRAEQKGTGRWTVQIALDLGVPVSGIAEAVFARSLSGHAELREAARSLAGPTATALSEAEATAFAAQVEQALYASKIVSYTQGFHQIQAGSETYDWNVDPGTVAAIWRAGCIIRAAFLDRIRGAYDAQPDLPSLLSDKRFADEIGAAQDDWRAVVVAATRQGVPAPGFSAALAYYDALRAERLPAALTQGQRDFFGAHTYRRTDREGSFHTLWGGDRSEVGAG, translated from the coding sequence ATGAGTGGAACAGCCCAGATCGGCGTCACCGGACTCGCGGTCATGGGCCGCAACCTCGCCCGCAACTTCGCCCGCAACGGATTCACCGTCGCCGTTCACAACCGGACGGCCGCCAAGACCCGGGCGCTGGTGGAGGAGTTCGGTGCCGAGGGCACGTTCGTGGCGGCGGAGTCGGCCGAGGATTTCGTGGCGGCCCTCGAACGCCCGCGCCGGCTGGTCGTCATGGTCAAGGCGGGCGAGCCGACGGACGCGGTGATCCAGGAGTTCGCAGCGCTCCTGGAGCCGGGCGACGTCATCATCGACGGCGGCAACGCGCACTTCGAGGACACCCGTCGGCGCGAGCGCGAACTGCGCGAGCGGGGCATCCACTTCGTGGGCGCCGGCATCTCGGGCGGCGAGGAGGGCGCACTGCACGGGCCGAGCATCATGCCGGGCGGCCCGGCCGAGTCGTACGAGTCGCTCGGCCCGCTCCTGGAGCGGATCGCGGCGAAGGCCCCGGACGGCACGCCGTGTGTCACCCATGTCGGCCCCGACGGCGCGGGCCACTTCGTGAAGATGGTGCACAACGGCATCGAGTACGCCGACATGCAGCTGATCGCGGAGGCGTACCACCTGCTCCGCGCGGTCGCGGGCTACTCCCCCGAGAAGATCGCCGAGACGTTCAAGGAGTGGAACACCGGGCGTCTCGACTCCTACCTCATCGAGATCACGGCACAGGTGCTCGCCCATGTCGACGCGGCGACCGGCAAGCCGTTCATCGACGTGGTCGAGGACCGGGCGGAGCAGAAGGGCACCGGCCGCTGGACGGTGCAGATCGCGCTCGACCTCGGCGTCCCGGTGTCGGGCATCGCCGAGGCGGTGTTCGCCCGTTCGCTCTCGGGCCACGCCGAGCTGCGCGAGGCGGCCCGCTCCCTGGCGGGGCCGACGGCCACCGCCCTGAGCGAGGCCGAGGCGACCGCCTTCGCCGCGCAGGTGGAGCAGGCGCTGTACGCCTCGAAGATCGTGTCGTACACCCAGGGCTTCCACCAGATCCAGGCGGGCAGCGAGACGTACGACTGGAACGTGGATCCGGGCACGGTCGCGGCGATCTGGCGCGCCGGGTGCATCATCCGGGCCGCGTTCCTCGACCGGATCCGGGGCGCCTACGACGCGCAGCCCGACCTGCCGAGCCTGCTCTCGGACAAGCGCTTCGCCGACGAGATCGGGGCGGCGCAGGACGACTGGCGCGCGGTGGTCGTGGCGGCGACCCGGCAGGGCGTGCCGGCGCCCGGCTTCTCGGCGGCCCTCGCGTACTACGACGCGCTGCGGGCCGAGCGCCTCCCGGCGGCGCTCACTCAGGGCCAGCGCGACTTCTTCGGCGCGCACACCTATCGGCGCACCGACCGGGAGGGGTCGTTCCACACGCTGTGGGGCGGGGACCGCTCCGAGGTCGGCGCCGGCTGA
- a CDS encoding DedA family protein, whose protein sequence is MAVVPLFAAAAPQAVNVLDAGSLLATFGALGIAVVLFAETGLLVGFFLPGDSLLFTAGLLCVPGGNGPVSLSLPQVLIASVVGALVGAQAGYWIGRRGGRALLARSKSRKLHEGAARAEELLAKYGHAKAIVLARFVPIVRTVLNPLAGALGVPARVFALWQIVGGAVWTCALILGGYALGSSVPNIDRYLLPLVALVVAVSLTPVALEVLRARRARTTPEDAG, encoded by the coding sequence ATGGCCGTCGTACCCCTGTTCGCAGCCGCGGCGCCGCAGGCCGTGAACGTCCTCGACGCCGGGTCGCTGCTGGCCACGTTCGGCGCGCTCGGCATCGCCGTGGTGCTCTTCGCCGAGACCGGTCTGCTCGTCGGCTTCTTCCTGCCCGGCGATTCACTGCTGTTCACCGCGGGCCTGCTGTGCGTGCCCGGCGGCAACGGGCCGGTGTCGCTCTCGCTTCCGCAGGTCCTGATCGCGTCGGTGGTGGGCGCCCTCGTCGGCGCCCAGGCCGGGTACTGGATCGGCCGCCGCGGCGGGCGGGCCCTGCTCGCCCGCAGCAAGTCCCGCAAGCTGCACGAGGGCGCCGCCCGCGCCGAGGAACTGCTCGCCAAGTACGGCCACGCGAAGGCGATCGTGCTGGCCCGCTTCGTGCCCATCGTGCGTACGGTGCTGAACCCGCTCGCGGGCGCCCTCGGCGTACCGGCCCGCGTCTTCGCTCTCTGGCAGATCGTCGGCGGGGCCGTCTGGACCTGCGCGCTCATCCTCGGCGGTTACGCGCTCGGCTCGTCCGTGCCGAACATCGACCGGTATCTGCTGCCGCTCGTCGCGCTGGTCGTGGCGGTCTCGCTCACCCCCGTCGCGCTGGAAGTCCTGCGCGCCCGCCGGGCCCGTACGACCCCCGAGGACGCCGGCTGA
- a CDS encoding BlaI/MecI/CopY family transcriptional regulator codes for MTAMGEGEHGDARRPAGGLEAGVLAALWAADAPLTPGEVQSALGGDLARTTVTTILTRLYEKGAATRQRAGRGYAYTPTEDAPGLTARRMHTELAKEEDRSTVLARFVSQLSDADEQLLRALLEGSGGDGR; via the coding sequence ATGACTGCCATGGGAGAAGGCGAGCACGGGGACGCGCGACGGCCCGCGGGCGGACTGGAGGCCGGTGTCCTCGCGGCCCTCTGGGCGGCCGACGCCCCGCTCACTCCCGGCGAGGTCCAGTCCGCGCTCGGCGGCGACCTGGCCCGCACCACCGTGACGACGATCCTCACCCGCCTCTACGAGAAGGGCGCGGCCACCCGTCAGCGCGCCGGGCGCGGCTACGCGTACACGCCCACCGAGGACGCGCCGGGGCTCACCGCCCGCCGCATGCACACCGAGCTGGCCAAGGAGGAGGACCGCTCCACGGTGCTCGCCCGATTCGTCTCCCAGCTCAGCGACGCGGACGAGCAGCTGCTGCGCGCGCTCCTGGAGGGCTCCGGAGGCGACGGCCGATGA
- a CDS encoding DoxX family protein: protein MTCLSRRDLGLLVLRAGTGAVLMAHGAQKLFGCFGGSGLEGTAAAMEHMGFRPGRQSAMAAGLGEMGGGVLLAVGLATPAAGAAAAGAMAGAVAVHAPAGFFSQGGGFEYPAFLGFTAAAIGLTGAGRYSLDHATDHVVDQPWTVALAFLGSAVAAAAVVGRRAREQAQAEVETFD from the coding sequence ATGACCTGCCTCAGCCGACGTGACCTCGGACTGCTCGTCCTGCGGGCCGGCACCGGTGCGGTGCTGATGGCGCACGGCGCCCAGAAACTGTTCGGCTGCTTCGGCGGCAGCGGGCTCGAAGGCACCGCCGCCGCCATGGAGCACATGGGCTTCCGCCCCGGCAGGCAGAGCGCGATGGCGGCCGGGCTCGGCGAGATGGGCGGCGGCGTCCTGCTGGCCGTCGGCCTCGCCACCCCGGCCGCCGGGGCCGCGGCGGCCGGAGCCATGGCGGGCGCCGTCGCCGTGCACGCACCGGCCGGATTCTTCAGCCAGGGCGGCGGCTTCGAATACCCGGCGTTCCTCGGTTTCACCGCGGCCGCGATCGGCCTCACCGGCGCGGGTCGCTACTCCCTCGACCACGCCACGGACCACGTGGTCGACCAGCCCTGGACCGTCGCGCTGGCCTTCCTCGGCAGCGCCGTGGCGGCCGCGGCGGTGGTCGGCCGCCGGGCCAGGGAACAGGCCCAGGCCGAGGTGGAAACCTTCGACTGA
- a CDS encoding M56 family metallopeptidase: MIFFVWIPFLVPFLAVPAARRLAEALPPRPAAWLLAVAATGLAACSTAALGLLALAGALRLPFFASLENLVAPLDALPAWLAFPAAATAAGLFAVAGTALVRTARRQFAELRAARRQLAPGTGELAVLRDPSPDAYALPGRPGRIVVTTGMLRALDPAEREALFAHERGHLVGRHHLFLAAAELAAHCHPALRALRDPLAYALERSADEYAAGAVGDRKLAARAIGRAALASRAVAAPGRPRAVLAAAAGPVPRRVAALLDRRPAPRLPRGRGARLIAAVVLGCLCVSAASAIEAAADLHGGIETAQGETGHR; this comes from the coding sequence ATGATCTTCTTCGTCTGGATCCCGTTCCTCGTGCCGTTCCTCGCGGTGCCCGCCGCCCGTCGGCTCGCCGAGGCGCTGCCGCCGCGGCCCGCCGCCTGGCTGCTCGCCGTCGCGGCCACCGGACTCGCCGCCTGCTCGACCGCGGCCCTCGGCCTGCTCGCGCTGGCCGGTGCGCTGCGACTGCCGTTCTTCGCCTCGCTGGAAAACCTGGTGGCCCCGCTGGACGCGCTCCCGGCCTGGCTCGCCTTCCCGGCCGCGGCCACCGCGGCCGGGCTGTTCGCCGTGGCGGGGACCGCGCTGGTCCGCACCGCCCGCCGTCAGTTCGCCGAACTGCGCGCCGCCCGGCGGCAGTTGGCGCCCGGGACCGGCGAGCTCGCCGTACTGCGCGACCCGAGCCCCGACGCGTACGCGCTGCCCGGCCGCCCCGGTCGGATCGTCGTCACCACCGGGATGCTGCGCGCCCTCGACCCCGCCGAGCGGGAAGCCCTGTTCGCCCACGAGCGGGGCCACCTCGTCGGCCGCCACCACCTGTTCCTGGCAGCCGCCGAGCTCGCCGCGCACTGCCACCCCGCGCTGCGCGCGCTGCGCGATCCCCTCGCCTACGCCCTGGAGCGGTCCGCCGACGAGTACGCCGCCGGAGCTGTCGGCGACCGCAAGCTCGCCGCGCGCGCCATCGGCCGCGCCGCCCTCGCCTCGCGGGCCGTCGCCGCCCCTGGCCGCCCGCGCGCGGTCCTCGCCGCGGCGGCCGGACCGGTGCCACGCAGGGTCGCCGCCCTCCTGGACCGCCGCCCCGCACCCAGGCTGCCCCGTGGGCGCGGCGCCCGGCTGATAGCGGCCGTCGTCCTCGGCTGCCTGTGCGTCTCGGCCGCCTCGGCGATCGAGGCGGCCGCGGATCTGCACGGCGGCATCGAGACTGCCCAGGGTGAGACCGGCCACCGCTAA